The genomic DNA AATCATTTTTTACTTTGCCAAGACTTGTCATAAAGGTGGCTTTCACAAACATTATTTTCATCCACGAATCAATCAATTTACGGCATCCCTCTCCTGTATTCGAATTGGCCTTTTGGCACGAGAATTACATTTGAATATCCAACTGCTTAGACCACGCTGAAAGATTCTTCGTGTCACTAGATCAGTTGACTGAAGTGATCGCTGGaagctgaagaagaagaagaggtatcTTTATAGTTCTAATTTTATGGTAAACAAACTCTAAAGTTACTCAAAATTAAATTGTGATAAAATTCTACATATGAATTGATTATTACTAATAATACATTgagtatttttaataattaaaagaaaCTTTTAGCTTATCAAATATGTAGTGGGATGATAAAATATTTAGGAGAATAaataagaagatgaagatgagtATGTTAAAAGTGTGTAAGTGTGCACTAATAAAAGTAATAGGTGGATGAAACTTAGTGGAATAAAAGTAATTAAATTGGTAGGAGCCGAGAAGGACAcgacataaatgaatcaaaaagaCTTCGGccactcttttcctttttctaaaTTTTATCGGGCTTTGTgtctttttttaattgattttatttgaCTTACCATGCGACATCAACCAATCGAGACCTAAATCAAGACcctacaaaattattttataatggaagatgaataataataataaaatatataaataacaaatttcttattttaaaattagcCGGTTGGCAGGTGCCTTAGCCAGCGGCTGGCTCGGTTCCTCCGCCCGCGCATCGGCTCGCTCAGGCGAACCCCGTCGCCGACGCCGGCGAGATATCCGGCTGCTGCGGCGCCCGCATAATTACTAAAGCGGTTAGATTTCGTGATTGGAGAATAAGTGATGCTGATGCCTCATCATCGCcatcgccgtcgccgtcgccgtcaTCTCTCTCTGCCCtaccaattaattaattaattactaattgtaATATGAATCGGGCAAAAAAACAACGTACTTGTCTTCGCTTTCTCTCCttgcttttattattatttacagGGCCAGACGGCGAATTCTCTGTTGCTTGCTTGCTTGCAACGAGCTCTGTCATGTTGATATGAgcccctctctttctctctctctggATTTCCATTCCTCTTCTGCTTCTTCTGTATGTCTTTTCTCTAGAGGAGCATGGCGACTGGTTTTCCTGGCCGTGAACTTGGATTTGGCCTGCATGGGCCGCTGCCGGAGGCCGGGAGCGGGCGCCTGCTAAAGCGGCCGATCTCGGAGATGGAGAGGCTGCtgctgcagcagcagcagcagcagttgCAGCATGCGCTGTTCCTTCGGTCGGTGAAGCAGAGGAGGCTTCTCGGTTCCTCGGTTTCTTCGCATCTCTCCGCGCCTGCGCCTCAAGATCACATTTTGGGATCGTTGGCGTCTTTGGCTTCGTCGAATTTGATGGATTCCAGGTTCCTTGGCCGACCGGAGATGTCGTCGATGGAGACGAGGCCCTCCGCCGCGCTCCGTGACGGGCTTCAGGAACTCGAGCGGCGGCTTTTGTTGGACGACGACGAGGAGGAGGAATCGGTCAGCGCTTCCGCGTCCGCCGTTACAACAGAGGAGTGGAGCGAGGCGATGCGGCAGATCGTCGCTGCGCCGGTGTCTCTGCCGGCTGTGCAAGGACCTAACCATCTCTCGCCGTCGCCTACCGACTCATCCTCCTCCACTGTGTCGTCCTCCGCCTCGAGCTCGCCTCCCTCGTCCTTTGCTGTTCCTGCAGGAGCTGCCTTGCGGCAGATGCTTCTCGATACCGCAGCCGCTATTGCCGATGGGAAACTCGAGACGGCCACCGGGAACCTTTCCGTCCTGAAGCGCGCTGCGAATTACAGAGGCGACGCGGAGCAAAGGCTTACGGCCGTGATGGTCACCGTGCTCTTCGCCCGGTTGAATCCGGCGCCGCCGGCGGGGTCTTCTCCCCCACTCGCTGAAATCAGTGGAGCAGAACACTTCGCAGCCTCGCAGATGCTCTACGAGGTCTCCCCTTGCTTCAAGCTCGGCCTCACGGCCGCCAATTTGGCGATCTTGGAGGCCACCAAGGACCGCCCCAAAATTCACATCCTCGATTTCGAGATCGGTCACGGCGGCCAGTACGTCGCCCTTCTCCACGCCCTCGCCGATCGCCACCGCCTCCGCCCCGCTGTGCGTACCCCTGCACTCCGGATCACCGCCGTCGCCGACCCCGCCTCTCCAATCACCAACAACGAGACTGGCGGAACCATTAGGGCCGTCGGTGACCGCATCGAGAAGCTCGCCCAGCGCCACTGCCTCCACGTCCGCTTCGACGTCGTCCACCTCCGCGCGGCCGAGCTGGACGCCGCTTCGCTGGGCTGCGAACCCGACGAAACCCTAGCCGTCAATCTGGCCTTCGCCCTCGCGCGAGTCCCTGACGAGAGCGTCTCCCCCGCCAACCCCCGCGACGAGCTTCTCCGCCGCGTCCGCGCCCTCCGCCCGCGCGTGGTCACGCTGGTCGAGCAGGAGATCAACACCAACACCGCCGCCTTCGCCGGCCGCTTCGCCGCCGCATGCGCCCACTACGGCGCCTTCCTGGAGTCGCTGGCCGCCACCGCCAGCCTCGACAGCGGCGACCGAGCGCGCGTCGAGGCCGGCCTCGTGCGGCGCGCGGTGAACGCCGTGGCGAGGGAGGGCGGCGACCGGTTGGAGCGGTGCGAGGTGTTCGGCAAGTGGAGGGCGCGGATGGGGATGGCCGGATTCGAGTCGGCCCAACTCGGCCCGGCAGCGGTCGACGCCGTCAAAACCCGGCTCGACGCTATCCGACCGAACCCCGGTTTCACGGTCGAGGAAGCGCCGGGCC from Zingiber officinale cultivar Zhangliang chromosome 4A, Zo_v1.1, whole genome shotgun sequence includes the following:
- the LOC121971033 gene encoding scarecrow-like protein 8 — protein: MATGFPGRELGFGLHGPLPEAGSGRLLKRPISEMERLLLQQQQQQLQHALFLRSVKQRRLLGSSVSSHLSAPAPQDHILGSLASLASSNLMDSRFLGRPEMSSMETRPSAALRDGLQELERRLLLDDDEEEESVSASASAVTTEEWSEAMRQIVAAPVSLPAVQGPNHLSPSPTDSSSSTVSSSASSSPPSSFAVPAGAALRQMLLDTAAAIADGKLETATGNLSVLKRAANYRGDAEQRLTAVMVTVLFARLNPAPPAGSSPPLAEISGAEHFAASQMLYEVSPCFKLGLTAANLAILEATKDRPKIHILDFEIGHGGQYVALLHALADRHRLRPAVRTPALRITAVADPASPITNNETGGTIRAVGDRIEKLAQRHCLHVRFDVVHLRAAELDAASLGCEPDETLAVNLAFALARVPDESVSPANPRDELLRRVRALRPRVVTLVEQEINTNTAAFAGRFAAACAHYGAFLESLAATASLDSGDRARVEAGLVRRAVNAVAREGGDRLERCEVFGKWRARMGMAGFESAQLGPAAVDAVKTRLDAIRPNPGFTVEEAPGRLGFGWKGRVLTVTSTWR